A single genomic interval of Lacrimispora sphenoides JCM 1415 harbors:
- a CDS encoding DUF5722 domain-containing protein, with product MKEINIGRVMTGFLTAAFLCCASAFVALADVGAAGVQATIQSCLVNSDKNSVTVQAESNANMGGTDGVLYLVELQPYQKNLDGRTDYAASAAPGNKVTFTFPLNRNTVQDRLYSKFVIAVWDGTKYIEISKPHYITNPEMVAANTQPFNDPLTKKGLNIQLNMLGDAFELGVKHVATNISFHQILGQGIDYQYDGKTYHFDKNAITSYDETISALSGKGMTVTAIILNGWNDAEPNLIYPGTKKNANAFYYMFNPATQEGLDQTRAIAAFLAERYSGSNPNYGKISNWIIGNEINNQQWNHLGERDINSYVQAYQDAFRIFYTAIKSTSANDRVYYSLDYNWNNEIDNKLKYGGRAIVDTFNAIANEQGQMDWGLSYHPYPCPMTEPEFWDDEQTGLITNDFNSPVINFKNLTTLTDYMAQDSLKSPTGQVRHIILTEQGFTATSQTRGNVAQIQAAAYAYSYYMVDSNPHIDAYILSRQVDAPLEVRSGLSFGLWECSMDRGDDIVATRRRKIWQVFRDIDKKKYTLESTEFAKSIIGIEKWSDVVPNFRWRSLEK from the coding sequence ATGAAGGAAATAAATATAGGCAGGGTCATGACTGGATTTTTAACCGCTGCATTTTTATGCTGTGCCTCTGCCTTTGTTGCGCTGGCAGATGTTGGCGCGGCTGGTGTACAGGCAACAATTCAGTCCTGTCTGGTCAATTCTGATAAGAACAGCGTGACGGTTCAGGCAGAAAGCAATGCTAATATGGGAGGAACGGATGGTGTCCTCTACCTGGTGGAGCTTCAGCCTTACCAGAAAAATCTTGACGGCAGGACGGATTATGCGGCTTCCGCAGCGCCGGGAAACAAAGTTACCTTTACATTTCCATTGAACCGTAATACGGTCCAGGACAGACTTTACAGCAAATTCGTCATTGCTGTCTGGGATGGAACAAAGTATATTGAAATCAGCAAACCTCATTATATTACAAACCCTGAAATGGTTGCGGCAAATACCCAGCCTTTTAATGATCCTCTTACCAAGAAGGGCTTAAACATTCAGCTTAATATGCTGGGGGATGCCTTTGAATTAGGTGTGAAGCACGTAGCCACCAATATCTCTTTTCATCAGATTCTGGGCCAGGGAATTGACTACCAGTACGATGGAAAGACCTATCATTTTGATAAGAATGCCATTACAAGCTATGACGAGACGATCAGTGCTTTATCCGGGAAAGGGATGACGGTAACCGCCATTATATTAAATGGCTGGAATGACGCAGAACCGAATCTGATCTATCCTGGAACAAAGAAAAATGCCAATGCATTTTACTACATGTTCAATCCGGCGACCCAGGAAGGGCTGGACCAGACCAGAGCTATTGCTGCTTTCCTGGCAGAGCGGTACAGCGGTTCCAATCCAAACTATGGAAAGATATCAAACTGGATCATTGGGAATGAGATCAACAACCAGCAGTGGAATCATCTGGGGGAAAGGGATATTAACAGCTACGTCCAGGCTTACCAGGATGCTTTCCGGATTTTCTACACAGCTATTAAGAGTACCAGTGCCAATGACCGGGTATATTACTCCCTGGATTATAACTGGAACAATGAGATTGATAACAAGCTGAAATATGGCGGAAGAGCGATTGTAGATACCTTTAATGCCATAGCCAATGAACAGGGGCAGATGGATTGGGGACTGTCCTATCATCCATATCCCTGTCCGATGACAGAACCGGAATTCTGGGATGATGAGCAGACCGGATTAATCACCAATGATTTTAACTCTCCGGTTATTAACTTTAAGAACCTTACCACTCTGACGGATTATATGGCTCAGGATTCTTTAAAATCCCCAACCGGCCAGGTGCGTCACATCATTCTGACAGAACAGGGATTTACGGCAACAAGCCAGACAAGAGGCAATGTAGCTCAGATTCAGGCTGCCGCTTATGCGTATTCCTATTACATGGTTGACAGCAATCCTCATATTGATGCTTATATCTTAAGCCGTCAGGTGGATGCCCCTCTGGAGGTGAGGAGCGGTTTATCCTTCGGACTTTGGGAATGTTCCATGGACCGGGGAGACGACATTGTAGCCACAAGGCGCCGTAAGATCTGGCAGGTATTCAGAGATATTGATAAAAAGAAATACACCCTGGAGTCAACGGAGTTTGCCAAATCCATTATAGGAATTGAGAAATGGTCTGATGTCGTTCCAAACTTCCGGTGGAGATCCCTGGAGAAATAA
- a CDS encoding MurR/RpiR family transcriptional regulator: protein MKGLLVRIDSYLQDAGEAEKELIKRLHKNPESVLRKSIKEIAKETYTSPATVVRLCKKLGCKGYKDFQNTLAYEVALFQESRDIAFQKITREDSMEDIIYKVTKKNIESLETTQKLIEPKVVAECVKLLENSRTVTLFGLGTSLLAARDLYLKLLRADVICNVCDDWHTQLLAARNLRKGDLAIAISYSGLTEEILQCVKEAKGNGAKVIAITRAVESELASEADFVLPVAATELIHRSGAMSSRISQLNVIDIFFTAYVNRNYDVCMSKFTKNYIQKKGSTEHD, encoded by the coding sequence ATGAAAGGTCTACTTGTAAGGATTGACAGCTATCTCCAGGATGCCGGAGAAGCGGAAAAAGAGCTGATAAAAAGACTGCACAAAAATCCGGAATCAGTCCTCCGAAAGAGTATTAAGGAGATTGCCAAAGAAACTTATACCTCTCCGGCAACGGTCGTAAGGCTATGCAAGAAACTGGGCTGTAAAGGATATAAGGATTTTCAGAATACCCTTGCTTATGAAGTGGCTTTATTCCAGGAGAGCAGGGACATTGCGTTTCAGAAGATCACACGGGAAGATTCCATGGAGGACATTATTTATAAGGTTACAAAGAAAAATATCGAATCCCTGGAAACCACTCAAAAGCTGATAGAACCTAAGGTAGTAGCAGAATGTGTGAAGCTGCTGGAAAATAGCAGAACCGTCACCTTGTTTGGACTGGGAACCTCCCTTCTGGCTGCAAGAGATTTGTACTTAAAGCTCCTTAGGGCTGATGTGATATGCAATGTCTGCGACGACTGGCATACACAGTTACTGGCTGCCAGAAATTTAAGAAAAGGTGATCTTGCTATTGCCATCAGCTATTCAGGACTTACGGAAGAAATACTTCAGTGCGTAAAGGAAGCAAAAGGAAATGGGGCAAAGGTGATCGCCATCACAAGGGCAGTGGAATCGGAACTGGCTTCTGAAGCTGATTTCGTCCTTCCTGTTGCGGCAACAGAGCTGATACACCGAAGCGGTGCCATGTCTTCCCGAATTTCACAATTAAATGTAATAGACATTTTTTTTACTGCTTATGTCAATAGAAATTATGATGTGTGTATGAGTAAATTCACGAAAAATTATATACAGAAGAAAGGAAGTACAGAGCATGATTGA
- the murQ gene encoding N-acetylmuramic acid 6-phosphate etherase, with translation MIDLSVLTTESRNPDTMNLDEMTPLQIAAVMNQEDEKAVKAVEEVLPQIATAIEWATDSLKAGGRIIYIGAGTSGRLGVLDAVECPPTFGVPRELVVGLIAGGDKAFVEAVEGAEDSETLCEAELKEIGLTSKDIVIGLAASGRTPYVIYGLDFANKTGCHTVAIACNKGSDVGKKAKLAIEPVTGPEVLTGSTRLKAGTAQKMILNMISTGSMVGIGKAYENLMVDVKQSNEKLVVRSQNIVMTATGCTREEAEAVLKQAEGHVKTAITMILLDCDPEDARQKLSQAGGKIRKALK, from the coding sequence ATGATTGATTTGTCAGTGCTGACAACAGAGTCCCGCAATCCGGATACCATGAACCTGGATGAAATGACACCGCTTCAAATTGCGGCTGTCATGAACCAGGAAGATGAAAAGGCCGTAAAAGCCGTGGAGGAAGTGCTCCCCCAGATTGCCACAGCAATCGAATGGGCAACAGACAGCCTGAAAGCAGGAGGCCGTATCATATATATTGGCGCAGGAACATCCGGTCGTCTTGGAGTATTGGATGCGGTAGAATGTCCGCCCACCTTCGGTGTTCCCAGGGAACTGGTAGTAGGCCTGATCGCAGGCGGAGATAAAGCGTTTGTAGAGGCAGTAGAAGGAGCCGAGGACAGTGAGACCTTATGTGAGGCAGAGTTAAAGGAGATTGGTCTTACCTCAAAGGATATTGTGATCGGACTGGCGGCATCCGGCCGAACACCTTATGTAATCTACGGCCTTGATTTTGCAAATAAAACAGGCTGCCATACCGTAGCCATTGCATGTAATAAAGGATCTGATGTAGGAAAAAAAGCAAAGCTGGCCATTGAACCGGTGACAGGGCCTGAGGTATTGACCGGATCAACCAGATTGAAGGCAGGAACAGCACAAAAAATGATCCTCAATATGATTTCAACAGGAAGCATGGTTGGAATCGGGAAAGCCTACGAAAATCTGATGGTTGATGTAAAGCAGAGCAACGAAAAGCTGGTAGTAAGATCACAGAATATTGTGATGACAGCAACAGGCTGCACCAGAGAAGAAGCCGAAGCGGTATTAAAACAGGCAGAAGGACATGTTAAAACTGCTATTACAATGATTTTGCTGGACTGTGATCCAGAGGATGCAAGACAAAAGTTATCACAAGCCGGAGGGAAGATCCGCAAGGCTTTGAAATAA
- a CDS encoding PTS transporter subunit EIIC, translating to MNYKQISEQLLTLLGGKANITSNAACMTRLRVGLRDTSKADIEGVKKVEGVLGVVESDTLQIVFGPGKVNKVLDEFYKLTGLAKGQAENGPDQDINEVAKENKALQKAKYDKPVQRFLKKISNIFVALLPGIIAAGLINGICNVINVSTGGSLLGVWWYQCIRTMGWALFAYLPILVGYNAAKEFGGSGVLGAIAGAMSIANPGMPLLATVKDAQILLPITNTAFNPASGGLLAALIAGAFFAYLEKNIRKRMPDLIDTFVSPLLVLIVGGIVALLVIQPLGAGLTKVIFALLSFVYEKMGVVGGYILSAGFLPLVAVGLHQALTPIHALLNDPDGATKGINYLLPILMMAGGGQVGAGIALYVKTKNAKLKRYIRDSIPVGILGIGEPMMYAVTLPLGRSFITACIGAGFGGAVAALMHIGTVSQGVSGLFGLLIVQPGQQIGYIIAMLIAYAGGFLVTYFFGVDEDRINEVYGE from the coding sequence GTGAATTACAAGCAAATCAGTGAACAATTATTAACGCTGCTTGGGGGAAAAGCGAACATAACTTCCAATGCTGCCTGCATGACAAGGCTTCGTGTCGGCTTAAGGGATACATCAAAGGCTGATATTGAAGGCGTGAAAAAGGTAGAGGGAGTTCTTGGGGTTGTTGAGAGTGACACGCTCCAGATTGTATTTGGACCGGGGAAAGTAAATAAGGTATTGGACGAATTTTATAAGCTTACAGGGCTTGCAAAAGGCCAGGCTGAGAATGGACCGGATCAGGATATTAATGAAGTTGCAAAGGAAAATAAAGCGCTTCAAAAGGCAAAGTATGATAAACCGGTACAGAGATTTTTAAAGAAGATCTCCAATATTTTCGTAGCGCTGCTTCCAGGCATCATTGCAGCAGGTTTGATCAATGGTATCTGTAATGTTATTAATGTTTCTACCGGCGGATCACTTTTAGGAGTATGGTGGTATCAATGCATCCGGACCATGGGCTGGGCACTGTTTGCTTACCTGCCTATCCTGGTTGGATACAATGCTGCAAAGGAGTTCGGCGGTTCAGGAGTACTTGGAGCGATTGCAGGTGCCATGTCAATTGCCAACCCGGGTATGCCTCTCCTTGCAACGGTAAAGGATGCTCAGATTCTTCTTCCTATTACTAATACAGCTTTTAATCCGGCTTCCGGCGGCCTTTTGGCAGCTCTGATCGCAGGCGCATTCTTTGCTTATCTTGAAAAGAATATCAGAAAGCGTATGCCTGATTTAATTGATACCTTTGTAAGTCCTCTTTTAGTACTTATTGTTGGCGGTATTGTTGCCCTGCTGGTAATTCAGCCTTTGGGCGCAGGCTTAACAAAGGTGATCTTTGCCCTTTTGAGCTTTGTATATGAAAAGATGGGCGTTGTTGGAGGATATATTTTATCGGCAGGCTTCCTTCCTCTGGTAGCAGTAGGCTTACATCAGGCATTGACCCCGATCCATGCCCTGCTAAATGATCCGGATGGTGCTACAAAGGGAATCAACTACCTTCTTCCCATCCTTATGATGGCTGGCGGCGGACAGGTAGGCGCCGGTATTGCACTGTATGTAAAAACAAAGAACGCAAAATTAAAAAGATATATCCGTGATTCCATACCAGTAGGTATTCTTGGAATCGGAGAGCCTATGATGTATGCTGTGACCCTGCCTCTTGGCAGATCCTTTATCACCGCCTGCATCGGTGCCGGATTCGGAGGAGCTGTTGCAGCTCTTATGCACATCGGTACCGTTTCTCAGGGTGTATCCGGTTTGTTTGGTTTATTGATTGTCCAGCCCGGACAGCAGATTGGTTACATAATTGCAATGCTCATTGCTTATGCAGGAGGATTCCTGGTAACCTATTTCTTCGGGGTAGATGAGGACAGAATCAATGAGGTATATGGAGAATAA
- a CDS encoding MupG family TIM beta-alpha barrel fold protein — protein MNTGISIYFSSGMEKNERLIKKAIKSGVKYAFTSLHIPEETGIDYRSDVLKILSMCREGGLNLIVDVGPETLEKFETDSIAELKELGITHVRLDYGFDAKETVEISKDFYVVFNASTIMEEELMEWKKYGADFTRFTACHNFYPKQFTALSLKQTKEMNQRLQYLGFTTMAFVPGNLELRGPLFEGLPTVEEHRRRKDQVLLNMLELFYDGSCDVVLIGDVDVEERDWKDIQCLSQDYVELKADILSPYEFVRDILHHDRPDSSEYVIRSQESRQYKQEIKPGHENHTQVRKQGSISISNENYLRYMGELEIARVDLPGEDRVNIIGQVHDSCMKYLPYIQKGLGVKLI, from the coding sequence ATGAATACAGGAATTTCAATCTATTTTTCAAGTGGAATGGAAAAGAATGAACGCTTAATAAAGAAAGCGATAAAGAGCGGAGTGAAGTATGCGTTTACTTCACTCCACATTCCAGAGGAAACAGGAATCGATTACCGTTCGGATGTACTTAAAATTCTGAGCATGTGCAGGGAAGGCGGGTTAAATCTCATTGTGGATGTGGGCCCGGAAACCCTGGAAAAGTTTGAAACAGACAGCATAGCAGAGCTTAAGGAGCTGGGAATCACCCATGTCCGCCTTGATTATGGTTTTGATGCAAAAGAGACGGTAGAGATTTCCAAGGATTTTTATGTGGTATTTAATGCCTCCACCATTATGGAGGAGGAACTAATGGAATGGAAAAAGTATGGGGCTGATTTTACCAGATTTACTGCATGCCATAACTTTTATCCCAAGCAGTTCACAGCCCTGTCACTGAAACAAACAAAGGAAATGAATCAGAGGCTTCAATATCTTGGCTTTACTACCATGGCTTTTGTGCCTGGGAATCTGGAATTGAGAGGCCCCTTGTTTGAAGGTCTTCCAACGGTGGAAGAGCACCGGAGGAGGAAAGACCAGGTACTTTTGAACATGCTGGAACTCTTCTATGATGGTTCCTGCGATGTGGTGTTAATCGGCGATGTGGATGTAGAAGAAAGGGACTGGAAGGATATCCAATGCTTAAGCCAGGATTATGTGGAACTTAAGGCAGACATACTTTCTCCCTATGAATTTGTTAGAGATATCCTTCATCATGACAGGCCGGATTCCAGCGAATACGTTATTCGTTCCCAGGAATCAAGACAGTATAAGCAGGAGATCAAGCCTGGTCATGAGAATCATACACAAGTAAGGAAGCAGGGAAGTATCAGCATTTCCAATGAAAATTATTTAAGGTATATGGGAGAACTTGAAATTGCCAGAGTTGATCTGCCTGGAGAGGATAGGGTAAATATTATTGGGCAGGTACATGACTCTTGTATGAAATATTTGCCATATATTCAGAAAGGGCTTGGAGTGAAACTGATATAA
- a CDS encoding S8 family peptidase: protein MKKITRAACLILALLLAGLPLFSGPAPGNGTETTLTSALMAQSSDSGQALQTMALGPGLINLSPADEFSTYQWGLKNDGEFRLIELKSKFKSIDNIYDGRKSKDGTTKPGPGDYESTVIGAVTGIDINVQPAWKLYDQAENKRSVIVAIIDTGIDINHLELKNAIWTNPGEIDGDGIDNDGDGYVDDIHGWNFYSGNNQVFTGSEDSHGTHAAGTISAARGAYGIAGITDNNYVKIMPLKALGGEDGLGSPEAVIQAIHYAEAHGASICNLSMGTTAYSEDLAQTMKNSSMLFVVSCGNGGISGLGYDTDIYPVYPASLPYDNIISVANLLFDGTLSKDSNYGATSVDIAAPGSYILSTVPGNAYGFMSGTSMAAPMVTGVAAMLYSYRQDISLSDVKTILLNSSRKLDTLTGKMVSGGLLDAYGALTWNHSR from the coding sequence ATGAAAAAAATAACTCGTGCTGCCTGTCTGATCTTAGCCCTCCTTCTTGCAGGCCTGCCCCTTTTTAGCGGCCCGGCTCCCGGAAATGGTACTGAAACGACCTTGACAAGCGCACTTATGGCACAGTCTTCAGACAGTGGACAAGCACTGCAGACTATGGCCCTAGGCCCCGGCCTTATTAACTTATCCCCCGCGGATGAATTTTCCACTTATCAGTGGGGGTTAAAAAATGACGGGGAATTCCGCCTTATAGAGTTAAAATCCAAATTTAAATCCATTGATAATATTTACGATGGACGGAAATCAAAAGACGGTACGACAAAGCCCGGTCCCGGAGACTATGAATCTACAGTGATCGGTGCTGTCACCGGAATCGATATTAATGTACAGCCAGCATGGAAGCTTTACGATCAGGCTGAGAATAAGCGCTCTGTCATTGTCGCCATCATCGATACCGGCATTGATATCAATCATCTGGAGCTTAAAAATGCCATATGGACCAATCCCGGCGAGATTGACGGGGATGGGATCGATAACGACGGTGACGGATATGTGGATGATATTCACGGCTGGAATTTTTACTCCGGAAATAACCAGGTCTTTACCGGCAGCGAGGACAGCCATGGTACCCATGCGGCAGGAACCATCAGCGCCGCCCGGGGAGCCTACGGCATAGCCGGAATCACGGACAATAACTACGTAAAGATCATGCCTTTAAAGGCCCTGGGAGGCGAAGACGGGCTGGGATCCCCGGAAGCGGTGATCCAGGCGATCCATTACGCCGAAGCACACGGTGCTTCCATCTGTAACTTAAGCATGGGCACCACTGCCTACAGCGAAGATCTGGCTCAGACCATGAAAAATTCCAGCATGCTGTTTGTGGTATCCTGCGGTAACGGCGGAATCTCCGGACTTGGATACGATACAGATATCTACCCTGTTTATCCTGCTTCCCTGCCATATGACAACATAATCTCCGTGGCAAACCTTTTGTTTGACGGGACCTTAAGCAAGGATTCCAACTATGGCGCAACGAGCGTTGATATTGCCGCCCCCGGCAGCTACATATTAAGCACTGTTCCAGGTAATGCCTATGGTTTTATGAGCGGCACTTCCATGGCAGCTCCCATGGTAACAGGTGTGGCTGCTATGCTCTATTCCTACCGGCAGGACATTTCCCTGTCAGATGTAAAAACTATCCTTTTAAATTCCAGCAGGAAACTGGATACCCTTACAGGGAAGATGGTAAGCGGAGGTCTTCTAGACGCCTACGGAGCCCTAACCTGGAATCATTCACGATAG
- a CDS encoding acyltransferase family protein: MEERRFRNKITWFTFFFSVLVIWVHSYNAVLFLGNTRTAYEVDALERFLGDQVAQIAVPGFFLISSYLFFRNFTMDRLWIKWNSRIRSVLVPYIVWNLLYYLGYVIGSRLPVASDIIGKGKIPFHFTVAADAVLYYTYNYVFWYLNQLIILIVLAPVIYLFVRQWLTGILLLTVTLAAIYVGASLPLLNLDALFYYSFGAFSAVLGRTIAEKSWNRRRFLAGLIIVAAGLLIKDLDLPGSIKGEVAATTVIYRLFIPVGLWFLVPEQHLENTKDWMKQNFFLYAVHFAMVRLINKTGALLLPAFPPLPLGIFLFMPVLCVIFSYWAGLFLRRYLPVLWNLLNGGR, translated from the coding sequence ATGGAAGAAAGGAGATTCCGTAATAAGATAACCTGGTTCACATTCTTTTTCAGCGTTTTGGTCATATGGGTCCATTCCTACAATGCAGTCCTTTTTCTGGGCAACACTAGGACTGCTTATGAAGTTGATGCTTTGGAGCGCTTTTTAGGTGATCAGGTGGCTCAGATCGCCGTTCCTGGATTTTTTCTCATATCCTCTTATCTTTTCTTCCGGAATTTTACCATGGACCGCCTTTGGATCAAATGGAATTCCAGGATCAGAAGTGTGTTGGTTCCCTATATCGTATGGAATCTTTTATATTACCTTGGGTATGTTATAGGAAGCCGGCTTCCAGTGGCTTCTGATATTATTGGAAAGGGGAAAATTCCCTTTCACTTTACGGTTGCAGCAGATGCGGTGCTTTATTATACCTATAATTATGTGTTCTGGTATTTGAACCAGCTCATTATTTTGATTGTTCTGGCGCCGGTAATTTATCTCTTTGTCAGGCAGTGGCTTACGGGTATTTTGCTTCTGACCGTAACGCTTGCTGCAATTTACGTCGGCGCTTCTTTGCCTCTTCTCAATCTGGATGCCCTGTTTTATTACAGCTTTGGCGCTTTTTCTGCAGTTTTAGGGAGAACGATCGCCGAAAAGTCCTGGAACAGGAGACGCTTTCTGGCAGGTCTTATTATTGTGGCAGCAGGGCTTCTCATAAAGGACCTGGATCTTCCAGGAAGCATTAAGGGAGAGGTTGCTGCTACCACTGTAATCTACCGGCTATTTATTCCGGTGGGTTTATGGTTTCTGGTTCCAGAACAGCATTTGGAGAACACAAAAGATTGGATGAAGCAGAATTTCTTTCTATATGCCGTCCATTTCGCCATGGTACGGCTGATAAATAAAACGGGAGCATTGCTGCTCCCTGCTTTTCCGCCACTGCCACTTGGAATTTTCCTGTTTATGCCGGTTTTATGTGTGATATTCAGTTACTGGGCCGGTCTCTTTCTGCGCCGTTACCTTCCGGTTTTGTGGAATCTGCTCAACGGAGGGCGATGA
- a CDS encoding class I SAM-dependent methyltransferase — protein MWIADGWKDYEVIDCSEGEKLERWGNYLLVRPDPQVIWSTPKTEKGWKRMNGHYHRSAKGGGEWEFFDLPEQWTISYKDLTFQLKPFSFKHTGLFPEQAANWDWFSEKIKQAGRPVKVLNLFAYTGGATLAAAKAGASVTHVDASKGMVGWAKENAHSSNLDSASIRWIVDDCVKFVEREIRRGNHYDAIIMDPPSYGRGPKGEIWKIEDAIYPLVKLCAQLLSDQPLFFLINSYTTGLAPSVLSYMLSTEIGVKFGGTVKSEEVGLPVTRTGLVLPCGASGRWWA, from the coding sequence ATGTGGATTGCAGACGGCTGGAAAGATTATGAAGTGATAGACTGTTCAGAAGGAGAAAAACTTGAACGCTGGGGAAATTATCTCCTTGTACGTCCTGACCCACAGGTTATCTGGTCCACTCCCAAGACGGAAAAAGGCTGGAAAAGGATGAACGGCCACTATCATCGCAGCGCCAAGGGCGGCGGTGAGTGGGAATTTTTTGACCTTCCGGAACAATGGACAATCAGTTATAAGGATTTAACCTTTCAATTAAAGCCCTTCAGCTTTAAACATACAGGACTCTTTCCGGAACAGGCGGCAAACTGGGATTGGTTCAGTGAAAAAATAAAACAGGCCGGACGTCCTGTAAAAGTGCTTAACTTATTTGCCTATACCGGAGGTGCTACCCTTGCAGCCGCAAAAGCCGGGGCTTCTGTCACTCATGTGGATGCGTCCAAGGGTATGGTCGGCTGGGCCAAGGAAAACGCCCACTCTTCCAATCTGGATTCCGCTTCCATCCGCTGGATCGTGGATGACTGCGTAAAATTCGTTGAAAGAGAGATCAGAAGGGGAAACCATTACGATGCAATCATTATGGATCCTCCTTCCTATGGAAGAGGGCCAAAGGGGGAAATCTGGAAAATAGAGGACGCCATTTATCCTTTGGTGAAGCTTTGCGCTCAGCTTCTGTCTGATCAGCCTCTGTTCTTTCTAATCAATTCCTATACCACTGGACTGGCTCCTTCTGTACTTTCCTATATGTTGTCTACAGAAATTGGCGTAAAATTCGGAGGTACCGTAAAGTCAGAAGAAGTGGGTCTGCCTGTAACCCGGACCGGACTGGTTCTTCCCTGCGGTGCTTCAGGCAGATGGTGGGCTTAA
- a CDS encoding cell wall-binding protein — translation MKRKGLIMLAVTAMLTVGAVSVESYAAEGWAQSGSTWVYYDTSGNKVTNTWKKGADNLWRYLNTNGEMSVNTWVENTYYMDSNGILVTDKWMKFQDSSSSQYKWYYFGSSGKAIMDNWSKINNKWYYFDPNGEMQTGWVLDDMYYCGTDGAMRTGWQKLFSPNSNNDGDRVTPGDNDDGKFWYYFNDNGKKYVPKNISGDYATYKIDGVAYCFDSDGALQTGWKNVGVDNAEYDIQNYKYYDSNGKLRVGWYSVEPPQDLSGYEESVEWFYFSSSGIPKTGPKEGDATTQNITKINDKTYLFNNLGNPVYGLQKVMIGNTSEYTAFYFGDKKTSTMQKGRIKVIEGDGDEATYYFSDSGRGYTGVKDSYLYYMGKLQCADEGTKYEAIAIPTGSTKTTYVVNTSGKVSKNTTVKNSDGTRYKTGSNGNLLKVNDDDPSGEGRTPTEPAWN, via the coding sequence ATGAAAAGAAAAGGTCTCATCATGCTGGCTGTTACCGCCATGCTGACGGTTGGTGCAGTGTCTGTAGAGTCTTATGCCGCAGAAGGTTGGGCTCAGTCTGGAAGCACCTGGGTTTATTATGATACAAGCGGAAATAAGGTGACGAACACCTGGAAAAAGGGAGCGGACAACCTTTGGCGTTATTTAAACACCAATGGCGAGATGTCCGTTAATACCTGGGTGGAAAATACTTATTATATGGACTCCAACGGAATTCTGGTTACGGATAAATGGATGAAGTTTCAGGATTCAAGCAGTTCCCAGTACAAGTGGTATTATTTCGGCAGCAGCGGAAAGGCCATTATGGATAACTGGTCCAAGATCAATAACAAATGGTATTATTTCGATCCTAATGGTGAGATGCAGACCGGCTGGGTCCTTGATGACATGTATTATTGCGGAACGGACGGAGCCATGCGTACCGGCTGGCAGAAGCTTTTCTCACCAAACAGCAATAACGACGGGGACCGTGTTACTCCGGGGGATAATGATGACGGAAAGTTCTGGTACTATTTTAACGACAACGGTAAAAAGTATGTTCCAAAGAACATTTCCGGAGATTATGCGACCTATAAGATTGACGGTGTCGCTTACTGCTTTGACTCAGATGGAGCGCTTCAGACCGGATGGAAGAACGTTGGAGTTGATAACGCGGAGTACGACATCCAGAACTATAAATATTATGACAGCAATGGCAAGCTGAGAGTGGGCTGGTATTCTGTGGAACCGCCACAGGATTTATCTGGCTATGAAGAGAGCGTAGAATGGTTTTATTTCTCAAGTTCAGGAATTCCAAAGACCGGTCCGAAGGAGGGAGATGCCACCACTCAGAATATAACTAAAATTAATGACAAGACCTATCTGTTTAATAACCTTGGCAATCCTGTATATGGGCTGCAGAAGGTGATGATTGGAAATACATCGGAATATACGGCATTCTATTTCGGAGATAAGAAGACCAGCACCATGCAGAAGGGCAGGATAAAGGTGATTGAAGGAGACGGCGATGAAGCTACCTATTATTTCAGTGACAGCGGCCGCGGTTATACCGGAGTTAAGGACAGTTACCTTTATTATATGGGAAAGCTTCAATGTGCGGATGAAGGAACGAAGTATGAAGCCATTGCCATTCCTACAGGAAGCACCAAAACAACCTATGTGGTGAACACTTCCGGCAAGGTATCCAAAAATACGACGGTAAAGAACTCTGACGGTACAAGATACAAGACTGGAAGCAATGGAAATTTATTAAAGGTAAATGATGACGATCCAAGCGGAGAAGGCAGAACCCCTACAGAACCGGCCTGGAATTAA
- the rpsJ gene encoding 30S ribosomal protein S10 has translation MASQVMRITLKAYDHQLVDQSAGKIIDTVKKTGSKVSGPVPLPTKKEVVTILRAVHKYKDSREQFEQRTHKRLIDIITPSQKTVDALSRLEMPAGVYIDIKMKNK, from the coding sequence ATGGCAAGTCAAGTAATGAGAATCACATTAAAAGCGTATGATCATCAGTTGGTTGATCAGTCTGCGGGCAAAATCATCGACACTGTAAAAAAGACAGGATCAAAAGTGAGTGGACCGGTGCCGTTACCAACCAAGAAGGAAGTGGTAACCATCTTAAGAGCGGTTCATAAGTACAAAGATTCCAGAGAGCAGTTCGAGCAGAGAACGCATAAGAGACTCATTGATATCATTACACCAAGCCAGAAGACTGTTGATGCATTATCCAGACTGGAAATGCCGGCAGGTGTGTACATCGATATCAAGATGAAGAATAAATAA